Within Vicia villosa cultivar HV-30 ecotype Madison, WI unplaced genomic scaffold, Vvil1.0 ctg.000279F_1_1_3, whole genome shotgun sequence, the genomic segment ACATATGCAATAAGAAATATTTGGTTATTCCCATCCCTCCCAACAGCTGCTACCAATTGCCCTCCAAAGTCCCCTTTCAAGAAACAAGCATCCAATCCTATGAATGGtctacaaaactttccaaaaccaTAGATGCAGGCCTCTAAGCAAACATAAATTCTCTCAAATACAGTACCTTCAGAAGAGTCAGAACACTGCAACACAACATTGCTACCAGGGTTTGATTTTAGCAAATCTTGTGCATAACTCCTTAAGTGGGAAAACTGATCCATACCAGCTCCTTGGATTAAATCAATTGCCCTTATTTTGGCTCTATATGCCTGATCATGGGACAACTTCACACCCCATCTCTCAACACTTTCAGCAATCAACCCAGCAGGTTTCATGTCAGGGTTATGCCTAAGAATCTGTGTAAATTTTTTGGCCAACCATTCTGTTTTTGCCTGCCAATTGTTTGGAGTCCTGTAGCATGTATGTTCATCAATTAGGCTCGCAACTTGCCAAAATTGGTTCCCAACCCTCTTGTTAATCCTCATGTAAAACTTACACCTTTCCATGCAAAGAATTACCATTCTTTTTGCATCATTCTTTTTTatgaatatattcttattcttctCCATTCCATACTCCCTAACTGCTTCCCCTACTATACTTTTGATGTTAAAAACCATTCCTAATTGAAAGTTGACTCCCTCACCACTTCTATAAGTTGGATATTTCTCATGTTCAACATCATCTCCCCTTTCTGGAGGTGTGTGTAGTTGATCAGAATCACAGACTTCTTCTTGAGCACATGGCTTGTTAGGAGTTTGGCATATTATGGTCAAATCCAAGTCAATGGACTCTTCATCACATTCATACTCACTACTTTCATTATCACTTTCAGCCCCTACAAAGTCAGGATCTTCATATTCATTATCAGCATCATTTCCTTGATGCATCTCTTCAGCATCAACAtcatttccttgttgcatctcttCAGCATCAACATCATTTCCTTGTTGTACCTCTTCATCATTCCCAACATTTGATTGTTGTACTTCTTCAGCATTCACAAAATCTACACtaacaacatcatcatcttccCCATGAAAATCTTGTCCAAGTTCAGCTTCATCAACCAATTCAGGTTCCTCAACTGAATGCTCTACATATACATCAACCAAATCAAAACCCTTAACATCCTCAACAAACTTAACTACATCAGCATCACAATTAAGGGGTCTTAAACACCTAGAAAAACTATACTTGGGGTGCCAGTAATGAAGACATTTAATGCTAGCATATCCCTCATTCAAAATTAGTTTTTCCAATGACATATAAGAGAGGTAGTCTACATCCCAGTTCCATGCCATTTCAGATGTTTCTCCACCAACGTACCACTCAACTGGGTTCTCTACAAACTCTCCCCTATGATGAATAACCTGACTTTTTGAGGCTTAGATGGTCTGTACGCGAAATTAAAGAACATAATCAGATTAAACAACTAGCATGAAGGGACCACTATCAGATATAAAATGAGCACATGGAGCCATTGTCATGTTAAAGAACTTACAAAGTGGGACCACAACTAGAATCTTACCACACACTGGGACCACATAAGGGAACacaaacaaaaaggaaaaaaacaacATTTCACGAATAACCCTAAACGTATAACATGAAAAAAGAACTAACGTCATGCAAAATCTCACATCTTCCTTTAATTTCGATGACAACGGTATATCCATCTTGCAAAGATTCACTGAATTTCTTCGTTCACCACGCTTGCTAGCAAAGTTCCAATTAGGGTTCACGATTAAAGGGGATGACTGATTTTATATAGGTTTAaaactagtaagagacccgtgctcccgcacgggtaattgaattatgatattgtgttaataactaaaaaaaattagaatcttcaaataataattataaaataaaaaaatataatatttgttaatatgATAATGTCTTAATGTCATAAAGTTTAGTTAGCGTCaagtataaatataaaattttagatataaatgtAAATTGAGTCCATTTacttttttaaaactaaatattaACCATATAGATTTaactatattaaataatcatacacaaagaataaaaaatataattgtgagatggagaaaaattaatatttaaaaataaggattttgtctcttaaattaaaataatgattgattaaactaaaataaatattgtcttgttagtgacccgtgagttaaatatatttttaatgtatttaaattaaaaaaaaaaacattatactATCATACAACATATTttttgttgatagtgacccgtaaaatatAGCCTAATAACATGTAAATTTATTtagtattatataaaatatatttagaaatacatgtaaatttaaaataagttatttaattataaaatgtaaaattttaaattgtaTTAAATGAAAGTTTAACATTTGAATATAAGAATTTTGTCTATTAAATAaatgtaattattaattaaaacaatattaatCATCGAGAGTAATTTTTACGCATACTTTCTTGTTTGGATCTAACTGGTTATGTCCCGTGCATCCGCATACGACCATTTATATAACTTTATATTATTTAGGtaaat encodes:
- the LOC131626267 gene encoding uncharacterized protein LOC131626267, with translation MAWNWDVDYLSYMSLEKLILNEGYASIKCLHYWHPKYSFSRCLRPLNCDADVVKFVEDVKGFDLVDVYVEHSVEEPELVDEAELGQDFHGEDDDVVSVDFVNAEEVQQSNVGNDEEVQQGNDVDAEEMQQGNDVDAEEMHQGNDADNEYEDPDFVGAESDNESSEYECDEESIDLDLTIICQTPNKPCAQEEVCDSDQLHTPPERGDDVEHEKYPTYRSGEGVNFQLGMVFNIKSIVGEAVREYGMEKNKNIFIKKNDAKRMVILCMERCKFYMRINKRVGNQFWQVASLIDEHTCYRTPNNWQAKTEWLAKKFTQILRHNPDMKPAGLIAESVERWGVKLSHDQAYRAKIRAIDLIQGAGMDQFSHLRSYAQDLLKSNPGSNVVLQCSDSSEGTVFERIYVCLEACIYGFGKFCRPFIGLDACFLKGDFGGQLVAAVGRDGNNQIFLIAYVVV